One segment of Streptomyces bathyalis DNA contains the following:
- a CDS encoding AraC family transcriptional regulator yields the protein MDPLSTLLDGARARGAFVLRTIQTPPWSVQVRDRAPLSVVAVLRGTPWVVPVAGDAVRMEAGDIAMMRGPDAFTFADDPLTPIQVVIHPGPRRTTAAGAELPEAADTGVRTWANGMRTYDDDSADGSSVLLIGKYRGPGEITTRLLGALPPLLVLPRAAHVESALVSLLAEEAARNEPGQDLVLDRLLDLLLVAMLRTWCTRPDADAPAWYRAGGDPVVGPVLRLIHGDPSRPWTVGALAGQTGVSRATLARRFTALVGMPPMAYLTGWRIDLAADLLRNSDATIDSVARQVGYGSAFALSAAFKRARGISPQHHRDRM from the coding sequence ATGGACCCCTTGTCGACTCTGCTTGACGGAGCCAGGGCGAGGGGTGCGTTCGTACTGCGCACCATCCAGACCCCGCCCTGGTCTGTTCAGGTTCGGGACAGGGCGCCGCTCAGCGTTGTGGCCGTCCTGCGAGGGACGCCCTGGGTTGTGCCCGTCGCCGGCGACGCGGTGCGAATGGAGGCAGGCGACATCGCGATGATGCGTGGCCCGGACGCGTTCACCTTCGCCGATGATCCCCTCACTCCGATCCAGGTGGTCATCCATCCCGGCCCTCGACGGACGACGGCAGCCGGCGCAGAGCTGCCCGAGGCCGCGGACACGGGTGTACGCACCTGGGCCAACGGCATGCGGACCTACGACGACGACAGCGCGGATGGCTCGTCAGTGCTGCTCATCGGCAAATACCGGGGACCGGGGGAGATCACCACGCGCCTGCTCGGCGCGTTGCCGCCGCTCCTTGTCCTCCCCAGGGCCGCCCACGTCGAGTCCGCGCTGGTGTCGCTTCTCGCCGAGGAAGCCGCGCGAAACGAGCCCGGCCAGGATCTCGTGCTCGACCGGCTTCTGGATCTCCTGCTGGTCGCGATGCTCCGCACGTGGTGCACCCGGCCGGATGCCGATGCACCGGCCTGGTACCGGGCCGGCGGGGATCCCGTCGTCGGGCCCGTCCTGCGACTCATACACGGCGACCCGAGCCGACCCTGGACGGTGGGCGCGCTCGCCGGGCAAACCGGGGTGTCCCGAGCGACGTTGGCACGCCGCTTCACAGCCCTCGTCGGTATGCCACCAATGGCATACCTCACCGGGTGGCGCATCGACCTTGCCGCGGATCTTCTCAGGAATTCGGACGCCACGATCGACTCCGTGGCCCGTCAGGTCGGGTATGGCAGCGCATTCGCGCTCAGCGCCGCTTTCAAGCGAGCCCGTGGGATCAGTCCCCAGCACCACCGCGACCGGATGTGA
- a CDS encoding FGGY-family carbohydrate kinase, with protein sequence MTVVVGVDVATAAVRATAVDPSGAVVATVARPLPAPQRPRPGWSEQPASYADVALEVLRTLAGQLGGRPVAGLAVTSTSGTVVPCDARGVPEGDALLYDDRRATEDGALLARAECARRDAHRHEAEASEQAPAPDEVPTDELPAALGRIAWLERHRRAPRYLHVADVVVAALAGGIQPTDTSHALKGGADPETLSWPGRLLPLLGVDEEKLPALERPGAVVAEVCAEAAARTALPVGTPVVLGMTDGCTGQIAAGAVAAGDAVSVLGTTLVVKAVTDTRPHLPGTAVYSHRAPDGRWWPGGASNVGAGVLIARSPGADLAALDLAADRHGPARVCCYPLTRRGERFPFARPDADGFWTGEPRDGVEEHRALLEGVAFTERLALTVLGRAGDLAARPLSAVGGASRSEVWLRIRATVMRRTVSVPEHPTSGFGAAVLAASATVHGSLAESVAEMVRPSHTVDPDESQSEALEASYGRFLAALRDRGCLDGDEETAATE encoded by the coding sequence GTGACGGTGGTCGTCGGCGTCGACGTGGCCACGGCCGCCGTACGCGCCACCGCCGTCGATCCGTCGGGCGCCGTGGTCGCGACCGTGGCACGCCCGCTGCCCGCACCGCAGCGTCCGCGGCCGGGCTGGTCCGAACAGCCCGCCTCCTATGCGGACGTGGCGCTGGAGGTGCTCCGCACGCTGGCCGGGCAGCTCGGCGGTCGGCCCGTCGCCGGTCTCGCCGTCACCTCGACGTCCGGAACGGTCGTTCCCTGCGACGCTCGCGGCGTGCCCGAGGGCGACGCGCTGCTCTACGACGACAGGCGTGCCACGGAGGACGGGGCTCTGCTCGCCCGGGCGGAATGCGCACGGCGCGACGCACACCGCCACGAGGCAGAGGCATCGGAGCAGGCACCGGCACCGGACGAAGTGCCCACGGACGAACTGCCCGCGGCCCTGGGCCGGATCGCGTGGCTGGAGAGGCATCGGCGCGCGCCGCGCTACCTGCACGTCGCGGACGTCGTCGTGGCCGCGCTCGCCGGAGGGATCCAGCCGACCGACACCAGCCACGCGCTGAAGGGTGGCGCCGATCCGGAGACACTCTCCTGGCCGGGGCGGCTGCTGCCGCTGCTGGGCGTCGACGAGGAGAAGCTGCCGGCCTTGGAGCGTCCCGGTGCGGTCGTCGCGGAGGTCTGCGCGGAGGCGGCGGCCCGCACGGCGCTGCCGGTGGGAACCCCGGTCGTGCTCGGCATGACCGACGGCTGCACCGGCCAGATCGCGGCCGGCGCCGTCGCCGCCGGCGATGCGGTGAGCGTCCTGGGCACCACCCTCGTGGTGAAGGCCGTCACGGACACCCGGCCTCACCTGCCGGGGACGGCCGTCTACAGCCACCGCGCACCGGACGGGCGTTGGTGGCCCGGAGGCGCGAGCAACGTCGGAGCGGGCGTGCTCATCGCGAGATCTCCGGGTGCCGATCTCGCCGCGCTCGACCTGGCGGCCGACCGCCACGGACCCGCCCGCGTGTGCTGCTATCCGCTGACGCGGCGCGGGGAGCGCTTCCCGTTCGCCCGGCCCGACGCCGACGGCTTCTGGACGGGGGAGCCCCGCGACGGCGTGGAGGAGCACCGGGCCCTCCTGGAGGGCGTCGCCTTCACCGAGCGCCTCGCCCTCACGGTGCTCGGCCGGGCCGGAGATCTCGCCGCCCGCCCCCTCAGCGCGGTCGGCGGCGCGAGCCGGAGCGAGGTATGGCTGCGCATCCGTGCCACGGTCATGAGACGAACCGTCTCAGTCCCCGAACATCCGACGAGCGGCTTCGGCGCCGCGGTCCTCGCCGCGTCCGCGACCGTTCACGGATCGCTCGCCGAATCCGTTGCCGAGATGGTCCGTCCATCCCACACCGTCGACCCGGACGAGAGCCAGAGCGAGGCGCTCGAGGCCTCCTACGGCCGCTTCCTCGCGGCGCTGCGCGACCGCGGCTGCCTCGACGGTGACGAGGAGACTGCCGCGACGGAGTGA
- a CDS encoding ABC transporter permease, which translates to MSSATLEKDRAPSRARHGSLRLAEGQEVVLAALLVALWLALALSTDTFFAASNLQNILFTVAPVAIAGIGMTAVIVTAGIDVSVGGTLAVVGVVVAKLLRDAGAGLLMAVGVAVVTGAVLGLVNGLLVAYGRLHPIIVTFGTLNVFRFVALQIFDSKQVSGVPGTLGVLGGGESGLSLGVPHAAVLALVLAAGAWTYMRYVPTGRHLYAVGGDASAARLAGVRVERRQISVYVLVGLLVGLAACVRIGSGGLVGQDIGTGFELEVIAAVVIGGTSILGGRGSVVGTLLGAMLVSTITSAVTLLNWQNELTQLFIGLFIVAAVGADLLRERRRRSL; encoded by the coding sequence ATGTCATCGGCCACCCTCGAAAAGGACAGGGCGCCCTCGCGTGCACGGCACGGATCACTCCGCCTGGCCGAGGGCCAGGAAGTGGTGCTTGCCGCGCTGCTCGTGGCGCTCTGGCTGGCGCTGGCCCTGAGCACGGACACCTTCTTCGCAGCGTCCAATCTGCAGAACATCCTGTTCACCGTGGCGCCCGTGGCGATCGCGGGAATCGGCATGACGGCGGTCATCGTCACCGCCGGCATCGATGTCTCCGTGGGCGGCACGCTCGCCGTGGTCGGCGTCGTCGTGGCCAAGCTCCTGCGCGACGCCGGCGCCGGGCTGCTGATGGCGGTGGGCGTCGCGGTCGTGACCGGGGCGGTCCTCGGACTGGTCAACGGCCTGCTCGTCGCGTACGGACGGCTGCATCCGATCATCGTCACGTTCGGCACACTCAACGTGTTCCGCTTCGTGGCCCTGCAGATCTTCGATTCCAAGCAGGTCTCGGGCGTTCCGGGCACGCTGGGCGTGCTGGGCGGCGGGGAGAGCGGGCTGTCCCTCGGGGTGCCGCACGCCGCGGTCCTCGCGCTCGTGCTCGCGGCCGGGGCCTGGACGTACATGCGCTACGTGCCCACCGGCAGACACCTGTACGCCGTGGGCGGCGACGCCTCCGCCGCGCGGCTCGCGGGTGTCCGGGTGGAGCGCCGCCAGATCAGCGTCTACGTGCTCGTCGGCCTGCTGGTCGGCCTCGCCGCGTGCGTCCGCATCGGATCGGGCGGCCTCGTCGGGCAGGACATCGGCACCGGCTTCGAACTGGAGGTCATCGCGGCGGTGGTGATCGGCGGGACCAGCATCCTCGGCGGCCGTGGCAGCGTCGTCGGAACCCTGCTCGGGGCGATGCTCGTCAGCACCATCACGAGCGCCGTCACCTTGCTGAACTGGCAGAACGAACTCACCCAGCTGTTCATCGGTCTGTTCATCGTCGCGGCGGTCGGCGCAGACCTCCTCCGCGAACGAAGGAGGCGATCCCTGTGA
- a CDS encoding RrF2 family transcriptional regulator: MRISARADYAVRAALELAAAGDECPVKAEAIAEAQGVPRKFLEGILNDMRRGGLVVSRRGGQGGYNLGAPAETITIADVIRVVDGPLVSVRGERPPALSYTGPAESLLPLWIAVRANVRAILGQVTLADVARSDLPERVHKLAEEPESWTNP, translated from the coding sequence ATGCGGATCTCGGCGAGAGCGGACTATGCGGTACGTGCCGCGCTGGAACTGGCGGCCGCGGGCGACGAATGCCCCGTCAAGGCCGAGGCGATCGCGGAGGCCCAGGGTGTCCCCCGCAAGTTCCTCGAGGGCATCCTCAACGACATGCGCAGGGGCGGGCTCGTGGTCAGCCGCCGCGGCGGCCAGGGCGGCTACAACCTGGGCGCGCCCGCCGAGACGATCACCATCGCCGACGTGATCCGCGTCGTGGACGGGCCGCTGGTCTCCGTGCGCGGTGAGCGTCCGCCGGCGCTCTCCTACACCGGGCCGGCCGAGTCGCTGCTGCCGCTGTGGATCGCCGTGCGCGCCAACGTGCGCGCGATCCTCGGCCAGGTCACGCTCGCGGACGTGGCACGCTCCGACCTTCCCGAGCGCGTCCACAAGCTCGCGGAAGAGCCCGAGTCGTGGACCAACCCCTGA
- a CDS encoding HAD family hydrolase, producing MSGFRSVEAVFFDIGGPLYDDENFVRAVLSAIDDLRAERDLPPASRARFREIYDETRARQHGSLRGALAAEFLGDTGHRKLLHERTGPYWTHPEGTLHSDVLPCLRELHGRVRTGVLANQEATVLEPLRRDGVAPYVDVWAVSGIVGVEKPDPQLFAWALREAGAAAGNAVHVGNRLDTDVRPARALGLGTIWVLRGEAPPEPTQQQLAEPDAAVRDLSTLPDLLFRLPAPGAAAGTAASRPEGGPL from the coding sequence ATGAGCGGATTCCGCAGCGTCGAGGCGGTGTTCTTCGACATCGGCGGCCCGCTGTACGACGACGAGAACTTCGTCCGCGCGGTGCTGAGCGCCATCGACGACCTGCGCGCCGAACGCGACCTGCCACCGGCGAGCAGAGCCCGCTTCCGGGAGATCTACGACGAGACACGGGCCCGGCAGCACGGTTCGCTGCGCGGCGCCCTGGCCGCCGAGTTCCTCGGAGACACCGGGCACCGGAAGCTGCTGCACGAGCGGACCGGCCCGTACTGGACACACCCGGAGGGCACGCTGCACTCCGATGTCCTGCCCTGTCTGCGGGAGTTGCACGGAAGGGTCCGTACCGGCGTGCTGGCGAACCAGGAGGCCACCGTCCTCGAACCCCTGCGACGCGACGGCGTGGCGCCGTACGTCGATGTATGGGCGGTGTCCGGGATCGTCGGCGTGGAGAAGCCGGACCCGCAGCTGTTCGCCTGGGCGCTGCGGGAAGCGGGTGCCGCCGCGGGCAACGCCGTCCATGTCGGCAACCGGCTCGACACGGACGTACGGCCGGCCCGCGCGCTCGGCCTCGGCACGATTTGGGTGCTGCGCGGCGAGGCCCCTCCCGAGCCGACCCAGCAGCAGCTCGCCGAACCCGACGCCGCCGTACGGGACTTGAGCACGCTGCCAGATCTGCTGTTCCGGCTGCCCGCTCCCGGAGCCGCCGCCGGCACGGCAGCGTCCCGACCCGAGGGCGGGCCGCTGTGA
- a CDS encoding CGNR zinc finger domain-containing protein, producing the protein MRARLPDFRLGNVLATSFTGTLSERHGDAVERIPTPQRLVDWLAVNGLAVDSCTTAQLDLARELRESIHAAASAAAIQDALPASAVQVINDCSAQGRAAAILTPEGTRRWRLSSASCVEDALSVIAADAISIIAGERDGKLALCASSTCQAAFFDTSQSRTRKWCDMNTCGNRQKKARFNANQRKNRGSGG; encoded by the coding sequence ATGCGTGCTCGGCTTCCTGACTTCCGCCTCGGCAACGTGCTGGCGACCAGCTTCACGGGGACTCTCTCGGAGCGTCACGGCGACGCTGTGGAGCGCATCCCCACGCCGCAGCGACTCGTCGACTGGCTGGCAGTGAACGGCCTCGCCGTGGACTCCTGCACCACTGCCCAGCTCGACCTCGCCCGGGAACTGAGGGAGTCGATTCACGCCGCCGCGAGTGCGGCCGCGATCCAGGACGCTCTCCCTGCGTCCGCGGTCCAAGTCATCAATGACTGCAGCGCTCAGGGCCGGGCCGCGGCGATCCTGACGCCCGAGGGCACTCGCCGATGGCGGCTCAGCTCGGCTTCCTGCGTGGAAGATGCCCTGAGCGTGATCGCCGCCGATGCGATCAGCATCATCGCAGGCGAACGGGACGGGAAGTTGGCCTTGTGCGCATCATCGACCTGCCAGGCGGCCTTCTTCGACACCAGCCAGAGTCGCACCCGCAAGTGGTGCGACATGAACACGTGCGGGAATCGTCAGAAGAAGGCGCGCTTCAATGCCAACCAGCGCAAGAACCGTGGATCCGGGGGCTGA
- a CDS encoding ABC transporter permease has product MTTSTRDTPPEGTGTTGTRRGSGTPEDRAGGDGRLRRAVTVLLTERVVLLGALLAVLLVWMKVLDSGGYLLAPYDLTYLASALETMVPLCILGLAELLVMVSGRGGIDLSVGAMVSLTGMAFGYTVSEWGWSPLMAVPATLAAGALLGAVNGFLVARLGFPALIATLATYYAYSSLSLVSSGNRPISTAPVRELHDLTSRVPLPGLPALPMQVFTFLLPCAVLVWLLVNRSTFGRKLYGVGTNDVAARFANVPVVSVRLRAFMLSGLLSAVVAIVTVGQFASARPDAGTVGNGMALPAITIAVLGGVAITGGIGRVGGVVVAALLVAWLNAGILLAFEGSQGSRTQLLALGVLLVCSALLNSVTARRLGGGR; this is encoded by the coding sequence GTGACCACTTCGACCCGAGACACACCGCCGGAGGGGACGGGGACCACGGGGACACGGCGCGGCTCCGGAACGCCCGAGGACCGGGCGGGCGGTGACGGGCGTCTGCGCCGGGCCGTCACCGTGCTGCTCACGGAACGAGTCGTCCTGCTCGGCGCCCTGCTCGCCGTGCTGCTGGTCTGGATGAAGGTCCTCGACTCCGGTGGCTATCTGCTGGCGCCCTACGACCTCACCTATCTCGCCTCCGCCCTGGAGACGATGGTGCCTCTGTGCATCCTGGGACTGGCCGAACTGCTGGTCATGGTGTCGGGCAGGGGAGGCATCGACCTGTCCGTCGGCGCGATGGTCAGCCTCACCGGAATGGCGTTCGGATACACCGTGAGCGAGTGGGGCTGGTCCCCGCTCATGGCTGTCCCGGCCACGCTCGCGGCCGGGGCGCTGCTCGGCGCGGTCAACGGATTCCTGGTGGCCCGGCTCGGCTTCCCCGCGCTGATCGCCACGCTCGCGACGTACTACGCCTACAGCTCGCTCTCCCTCGTCAGCAGCGGCAACAGGCCCATCTCCACAGCGCCCGTACGGGAGTTGCACGATCTGACGAGCCGCGTCCCGCTGCCCGGTCTGCCGGCTCTGCCGATGCAGGTGTTCACATTCCTGCTGCCCTGCGCGGTGCTGGTGTGGCTGCTGGTCAACCGCTCGACGTTCGGCCGCAAGCTGTACGGGGTCGGAACCAACGACGTTGCCGCGCGGTTCGCCAACGTGCCGGTCGTCTCCGTCCGGCTGCGCGCCTTCATGCTCTCCGGGCTGCTCTCGGCGGTGGTCGCCATCGTGACGGTCGGGCAGTTCGCCTCCGCCCGCCCTGACGCCGGCACCGTCGGCAACGGCATGGCGCTGCCCGCGATCACCATCGCGGTGCTCGGCGGTGTCGCCATCACCGGCGGGATCGGACGGGTGGGCGGCGTCGTCGTCGCGGCGCTGCTGGTCGCCTGGCTGAACGCGGGGATCCTGCTGGCCTTCGAGGGCTCGCAGGGCAGCCGCACCCAACTCCTCGCTCTGGGCGTGCTGTTGGTGTGCTCGGCGCTGCTGAACTCGGTGACGGCACGCCGGTTGGGAGGTGGCCGATGA
- a CDS encoding epoxide hydrolase family protein, with protein sequence MPRPTSDVQAFEAHATDADLDDLRARLAAARLPEAETVHRAAPDSRRWEQGVPLADLVDVVNYWRTGYKWRSLEERLNRIGQFRTTIDGLGIHFLHRRSARADATPVILTHGWPGSIAEFVDVVDELADPRDADAPSFHVVVPSLPGFGYSDKPATTGWGTEKIAAAWVELMGRLGYSRFAAHGGDWGGNITTVLGGRFPAHVLGIHTTFAEGPPGLTTDGLTAVERRWTEETRDFWRHRAAYAKQQATRPQTIGYSLVDSPVGLLAWILDKFAEWSDTEDSPFETISRDRVLDDVTLYWLTRTGASSARIYYESHNSLDPELRVDVPSAISIYPRDIEKCPRPWARERYRQIVRWRAPEIGGHFPSLEVPEFFVKDLREGLAAVLAADR encoded by the coding sequence ATGCCCCGTCCAACCAGCGACGTGCAAGCATTTGAAGCCCACGCGACTGACGCTGACCTCGACGATCTGCGCGCACGACTGGCCGCCGCGCGGCTGCCGGAGGCCGAGACGGTCCATCGCGCCGCGCCCGACTCTCGCCGATGGGAGCAGGGCGTTCCTCTCGCCGACCTCGTCGATGTCGTGAACTACTGGCGCACCGGCTACAAGTGGCGGTCGCTCGAAGAGCGCCTCAACCGGATCGGCCAGTTCCGCACGACCATCGATGGTCTGGGAATCCACTTCCTGCACCGCCGATCCGCGCGCGCGGACGCCACTCCTGTGATCCTCACGCACGGCTGGCCAGGCAGCATTGCCGAGTTCGTCGATGTAGTGGACGAGTTGGCAGACCCGAGGGATGCAGACGCGCCTTCGTTCCACGTCGTGGTTCCGTCGCTGCCGGGCTTTGGTTACAGCGACAAGCCGGCCACCACCGGGTGGGGAACCGAAAAGATCGCGGCCGCCTGGGTGGAACTGATGGGAAGGCTCGGCTACAGCAGGTTCGCAGCCCACGGGGGCGACTGGGGAGGCAATATCACCACGGTCCTCGGCGGCAGGTTCCCGGCGCATGTTCTCGGCATCCACACAACGTTCGCGGAGGGGCCGCCCGGTTTGACGACGGACGGGCTGACGGCGGTCGAGCGCAGGTGGACCGAGGAAACCCGCGATTTCTGGCGTCACCGCGCGGCGTACGCGAAGCAGCAGGCGACCCGGCCGCAGACCATCGGCTACTCGCTCGTCGACTCACCGGTCGGGCTTCTCGCCTGGATCCTCGACAAGTTCGCCGAGTGGTCGGACACCGAAGACAGCCCGTTCGAGACGATTTCCAGAGACCGCGTCCTTGATGACGTCACCCTGTATTGGCTGACGCGGACCGGCGCATCGTCGGCCCGCATCTACTACGAGAGCCACAACTCGCTGGACCCCGAACTCCGGGTCGACGTCCCGTCAGCGATCAGTATCTATCCCCGCGACATCGAGAAGTGCCCGCGCCCCTGGGCACGGGAGCGGTACCGGCAGATCGTCCGGTGGCGGGCGCCCGAAATCGGGGGGCATTTCCCGTCGCTCGAGGTTCCCGAGTTTTTCGTCAAAGACCTGCGAGAGGGCCTCGCGGCAGTGCTGGCCGCTGACCGGTGA
- a CDS encoding NAD(P)H-binding protein, which translates to MTPTAPKTLVLAGTGKTGRRVAAGLLARDVPVRVGSRRAEPPFDWQDDTTWEPALRGVDAAYVAFYPDAAFPGAARAVGSFADLAVACGVRRLVLLADRGAHEAERCEQAVRDSGAEWTIVRAGFITQNFSEAFLVELVRAGVVALPAGDVAEPFTDAEDIADVVVAALTENGHGGRIHDVTGPRLITFDEAAGEMTRAVGREVRYLPVTPGQFVSSLTGRGVPEEYATQLAGLMVEVFDGRRANVTDTVERILGRPPRDFAEYAREAAASGVWDARAESSGGA; encoded by the coding sequence ATGACACCGACTGCACCGAAAACTTTGGTCCTCGCGGGGACCGGCAAGACCGGACGCCGGGTGGCCGCCGGGCTTCTGGCGCGCGACGTGCCGGTACGGGTCGGCTCACGACGTGCTGAGCCGCCGTTCGACTGGCAGGACGACACGACGTGGGAGCCCGCACTGCGGGGCGTCGACGCGGCTTATGTGGCCTTCTATCCGGATGCGGCGTTCCCCGGCGCGGCCAGGGCCGTGGGTTCTTTCGCAGATCTGGCGGTGGCCTGCGGCGTCCGGCGACTCGTCCTTCTCGCTGATCGCGGTGCGCACGAGGCCGAGCGGTGCGAACAGGCGGTACGGGACTCGGGCGCGGAGTGGACGATCGTGCGGGCAGGGTTCATCACGCAGAACTTCAGCGAGGCGTTCCTCGTAGAACTGGTCCGGGCCGGTGTGGTCGCGCTTCCGGCCGGTGACGTCGCGGAACCGTTCACCGACGCAGAGGACATCGCGGATGTCGTGGTCGCGGCGCTCACCGAGAACGGCCATGGCGGCCGGATCCACGACGTGACGGGACCACGACTGATCACCTTCGACGAGGCCGCCGGCGAGATGACGAGGGCGGTGGGCAGAGAGGTTCGCTATCTGCCGGTGACGCCCGGGCAGTTCGTCTCATCGCTGACCGGACGAGGCGTGCCGGAGGAGTACGCGACGCAATTGGCCGGCCTCATGGTCGAGGTCTTCGACGGGCGCAGGGCGAACGTGACCGACACCGTCGAGCGCATTCTTGGCAGACCGCCCCGCGACTTCGCGGAGTATGCCCGGGAGGCCGCCGCCAGCGGTGTCTGGGATGCCCGTGCTGAGTCCTCAGGCGGAGCCTGA
- a CDS encoding sulfite exporter TauE/SafE family protein: protein MRTLILLALAGLGAQLVDGSLGMAYGVTSTTLLLAVGTNPAAASATVHLAEIGTTLVSGASHWRFGNVDWRVVAKIGVPGAIGAFAGATVLSSLSTAVAEPAMSLILLALGLYLLGRFTFVGFSSRNLGKPLRKRFLSPLGLVAGFVDATGGGGWGPVGTPAILASGRLEPRKVIGSIDTSEFLVTVAASIGFLAGLGSEGVNWTWAGALLLGGVIAAPLAAWLVRHVPPRILGSAVGGIIVLTNTKTLLGSDWIGAGGAVSTTVYVVLYAVWAAALAYSVREHRRNAAREREEEAAAAAGTDVKEGAPSA, encoded by the coding sequence ATGCGTACGCTCATCCTGTTGGCGCTGGCGGGCCTGGGCGCCCAACTCGTCGACGGCAGCCTGGGAATGGCCTATGGCGTCACGTCGACGACCCTGCTGCTCGCCGTGGGCACCAACCCGGCGGCCGCGTCGGCCACGGTGCACCTGGCCGAGATAGGCACGACACTCGTCTCCGGCGCCTCGCACTGGCGCTTCGGCAACGTCGACTGGCGCGTCGTGGCGAAGATCGGTGTGCCGGGCGCGATCGGCGCGTTCGCCGGCGCGACGGTGCTCTCCAGCCTCTCCACCGCCGTCGCCGAGCCCGCGATGTCGCTCATCCTGCTGGCCCTGGGCCTCTACCTGCTCGGCCGCTTCACCTTCGTCGGCTTCTCGTCCCGCAATCTGGGCAAGCCGCTGCGCAAGCGTTTCCTCTCCCCGCTGGGACTCGTCGCCGGATTCGTCGACGCCACCGGCGGAGGCGGCTGGGGTCCGGTCGGCACCCCTGCCATCCTCGCCAGCGGACGGCTGGAGCCCCGCAAGGTCATCGGCTCCATCGACACCAGCGAGTTCCTCGTCACCGTCGCCGCGAGCATCGGCTTCCTCGCGGGACTCGGCTCCGAAGGCGTCAACTGGACGTGGGCGGGCGCCCTTCTGCTCGGCGGCGTGATCGCCGCACCGCTCGCCGCATGGCTGGTGCGGCATGTTCCGCCCCGCATCCTCGGGTCCGCCGTCGGCGGCATCATCGTCCTCACCAACACCAAGACACTGCTGGGCAGCGACTGGATCGGCGCCGGCGGGGCCGTGAGCACGACCGTCTACGTGGTGCTCTACGCGGTCTGGGCCGCGGCACTCGCGTACTCGGTGCGTGAACACCGCCGCAACGCCGCACGCGAGCGGGAAGAGGAGGCGGCGGCAGCCGCCGGCACGGACGTGAAGGAGGGCGCGCCCTCGGCGTGA
- a CDS encoding class II aldolase/adducin family protein: protein MSALWKPDAVPPGLVGLTRRLGDPSADLVVLAEGNTSMRLTDGTFAVKTSGARMDTADEKDFVVVDPQELLELMRGGPGAGTTQDDVTEALAVEGPYEGPRRRASVETLVHLAALEYAGATWVAHTHPTAVVGLLACPSAEDLWQAPLFPDEAVVLGRPAWVPYTPPGLELGRAVVESLVRHREEEGVPPRLVLLGNHGIVALGQSAAEVEAVTAMCVKAARVRSVALGAGGLAPLDASHAAALAGRGDEAERWARLGAAR, encoded by the coding sequence ATGAGCGCCCTGTGGAAGCCGGACGCCGTACCGCCCGGACTCGTCGGGCTCACGCGCCGCCTCGGCGACCCGTCGGCGGACCTCGTCGTGCTCGCCGAAGGCAACACCTCGATGCGGCTGACGGACGGCACGTTCGCGGTCAAGACGAGCGGCGCACGCATGGACACCGCCGACGAGAAGGACTTCGTCGTCGTCGACCCGCAGGAACTGCTGGAACTGATGCGCGGCGGACCGGGCGCAGGGACGACACAGGACGACGTCACCGAGGCACTGGCCGTCGAAGGCCCCTACGAGGGCCCCCGCAGGCGCGCCTCCGTGGAGACGCTGGTGCACCTCGCCGCCCTCGAATACGCGGGAGCGACCTGGGTCGCGCACACCCATCCGACCGCAGTGGTGGGTCTGCTCGCCTGCCCCTCCGCCGAGGACCTGTGGCAGGCGCCGCTCTTCCCGGACGAAGCGGTCGTACTCGGCCGCCCCGCCTGGGTCCCCTACACGCCGCCCGGGCTCGAACTCGGCCGCGCCGTCGTCGAGTCGCTGGTGCGCCACCGCGAGGAGGAGGGTGTGCCGCCGCGGCTGGTGCTGCTGGGCAACCACGGCATCGTCGCTCTCGGGCAGAGCGCGGCCGAGGTCGAGGCGGTCACCGCGATGTGCGTGAAGGCGGCGCGGGTGCGCTCGGTCGCGCTCGGGGCCGGCGGCCTGGCACCCCTTGATGCGTCACACGCCGCGGCCCTGGCCGGACGCGGGGACGAGGCGGAGCGCTGGGCCCGGCTCGGCGCCGCGCGATGA